One segment of Panicum virgatum strain AP13 chromosome 3K, P.virgatum_v5, whole genome shotgun sequence DNA contains the following:
- the LOC120696852 gene encoding myb-related protein Zm38-like — protein sequence MGRSPCCEKAHTNKGAWTKEEDQRLVAYINAHGEGCWRSLPMAAGLQRCGKSCRLRWINYLRPDLKRGNFTEEEDDLIIKLHQILGNKWSLIAGRLPGRTDNEIKNYWNTHIKRRLLARGIDPQTHHPLPLSGAAANAPSSRRPQDQPAAARSSCSPQTSGAGHSAPVLHLGGIDLNLSLSPPSQPSSPVAAVAN from the exons ATGGGGAGGTCGCCGTGCTGCGAGAAGGCACACACGAACAAGGGCGCCTGGACCAAGGAAGAGGACCAGCGCCTCGTCGCCTACATCAATGCACACGGCGAAGGCTGCTGGAGGTCGCTCCCCATGGCGGCGGGGCTGCAGCGCTGCGGGAAGAGCTGCCGGCTGCGGTGGATCAACTACCTGCGCCCCGACCTCAAGCGGGGCAACTTCaccgaggaggaagacgacctcATCATCAAGCTCCACCAGATCCTCGGGAACAA GTGGTCTCTGATCGCCGGGCGGTTGCCGGGTCGGACGGACAACGAGATCAAGAACTACTGGAACACGCACATCAAGCGCAGGCTCCTGGCCCGCGGCATCGACCCGCAGACGCACCATCCTCTCCCTCTcagtggcgccgccgccaacgcgcCAAGCAGCCGTCGTCCCCAGgaccagccggcggcggcgcgctcaagCTGCTCACCGCAGACCAGCGGTGCGGGCCACAGCGCGCCCGTGCTGCACCTCGGCGGCATCGATCTCAACCTGTCCTTAAGCCCTCCCAGCCAACCGtcctcgccggtcgccgccgttGCCAACTAG